The following proteins are encoded in a genomic region of Hoeflea phototrophica DFL-43:
- the lpxB gene encoding lipid-A-disaccharide synthase has translation MSALRLAVVAGEPSGDILGADLVRALAAQTGDQPKLVGVGGERLIAEGLNSLFDYSELSIIGFSAVIAQLPRLLRRISQTADAIIAARPDCLVIIDSPEFSHRVARKVHKALPDLKIINYVCPTVWAWKPERAAAMRTYVDHVLSIFPFEAEIVERLGGPPLTYVGHRLIDDPGLGAARHAQLARRMRKTSDQPPLCLILPGSRRSEVARLGDVFGLAAKHLAEINPDMRFALLAGERVERQIRDKVLEWDVDCPVYSGDAAKWRLFGEADVAIAASGTVLLELALAGVPHMSSYKLDPIARLLFNLVTTWTAALPNMIAGHVVIAEAYDNQVRPQRLALIAQQLAQDTPYRAAMVSDFDLIWSRMQTGEPPSDLAARTVLSVIGRG, from the coding sequence ATGAGCGCGCTGCGGCTCGCCGTTGTCGCCGGTGAACCTTCGGGCGACATCCTGGGAGCTGATCTGGTGCGCGCCCTGGCGGCTCAAACCGGCGACCAGCCAAAGCTCGTGGGCGTTGGCGGTGAACGCTTGATTGCTGAAGGGCTCAATTCGCTGTTTGATTACAGCGAACTCTCAATCATCGGCTTCTCAGCGGTCATTGCGCAATTGCCAAGGCTGCTCCGGCGGATCTCCCAGACCGCAGACGCAATCATTGCCGCCAGACCCGATTGCCTTGTGATCATCGACAGTCCGGAATTCAGCCACAGGGTGGCGCGCAAGGTTCACAAGGCGTTGCCGGATCTCAAGATCATCAACTATGTCTGCCCCACGGTTTGGGCGTGGAAGCCGGAGCGGGCAGCAGCCATGCGTACCTATGTCGACCATGTGCTTTCGATCTTTCCATTCGAAGCCGAAATCGTAGAGCGTCTTGGCGGTCCGCCACTGACCTATGTGGGACACCGGTTGATTGATGACCCGGGCCTTGGCGCAGCACGCCATGCGCAACTTGCGCGGCGTATGCGCAAAACCAGCGACCAGCCACCACTCTGCCTGATCCTGCCCGGTTCGCGCCGCAGTGAGGTGGCGCGGCTTGGCGACGTGTTTGGCCTGGCCGCAAAGCACCTTGCTGAAATCAATCCCGATATGCGCTTTGCGTTGCTTGCCGGAGAGCGTGTCGAGCGCCAGATCCGCGACAAGGTTCTGGAGTGGGATGTCGACTGCCCGGTGTATTCAGGGGACGCAGCCAAATGGAGGCTCTTCGGTGAGGCGGATGTGGCGATTGCCGCTTCAGGAACGGTGTTGCTCGAACTTGCGCTGGCCGGCGTCCCGCACATGTCGTCCTACAAGCTCGATCCGATCGCGCGGCTGCTGTTCAACTTGGTCACGACGTGGACCGCGGCCCTTCCCAACATGATCGCGGGGCATGTGGTCATTGCCGAAGCCTACGACAACCAGGTTCGCCCGCAACGCCTTGCACTTATTGCACAGCAATTGGCCCAGGATACGCCTTACCGTGCAGCCATGGTGTCGGATTTCGATCTTATCTGGTCGCGCATGCAAACCGGGGAGCCGCCGTCGGATTTGGCCGCCAGAACCGTCCTTTCGGTCATCGGTCGCGGTTGA
- a CDS encoding integrase core domain-containing protein — MILQTIFIGQPFYLTLDDTRLKMREWRRDYNEVRRHSAIGNNPPISRLNCSEGALAP; from the coding sequence ATGATTCTTCAAACAATATTCATTGGCCAACCTTTCTACCTGACACTTGACGACACCCGCTTGAAGATGAGGGAATGGCGTAGAGACTACAACGAGGTTCGCCGTCATAGTGCCATCGGAAACAACCCTCCGATTTCACGGCTAAACTGCTCCGAAGGTGCTCTGGCACCCTGA
- a CDS encoding ComEC/Rec2 family competence protein, which translates to MIPETTRQEPQTPAQADPASETRHAPVSLEPALPLPRASPRLTSRQPASRPPLTNLLGAAITRQIRQEADRGLGVLFLPVAMGLGAGVFFMAVRDPSVAALVSGFLISALLAFAARTANPGLARAGGLVAAMFLGALAAAYETRHGPVLLDSDVTTRVTGVVEAREFDAEGRVRYLLRLSATSDPEIRRPPPRVRLVARAAHEPVPVGAMIAGRARLSSPSGPVLPGGYDFAFRAFVDGIGAHGFFFQAPEKLALRPPDGGMAENFKLGLRGVRERIASRVRSVLPGDAGGIAAALTVSDRRGISRPTVEALRATGLAHILAISGLHMALAAGLLYVGLRLIMAGFPSLVEGWPVKKLAAAGALVTASAYLLISGGSVATQRAWVMLSIMLIAVILDRPALTMRNVALAAIVIILLSPSAVVGPGFQMSFAATAALIAAYAALSRRKAQRDWTPAPASHMLIVPGWLIWLFKAAVGLAITSLVAGLATGLFSAHHFHRFAGNGLLANMLAMPLVTLVVMPAGLLAMLLMPFCLDQLPLQAMGAGLGGVIAVAHYIDGMGGDVLVGQIPFHATAVAGAGFIVLVFLRSRLRLAGFALLGLGALLALPPLAPNRPQILISEDGRLVGLYGATGLASNAKRPSAFVFGQWQTALGGPNHRTPAMRRPLVSDNQLPGETLTPLLQAAAQEPSRFHCAERGMCAAGHAGATIIAIDHPELIGPACDRADLVVVSIPVYMSRCRSGATLVTARSLRTTGALAIRMAQNRLPTAAQDRGSGTRPRFAIDSALQGVVRPWTIQRYYDWRRRSYDLRD; encoded by the coding sequence ATGATCCCGGAGACGACCAGACAGGAGCCACAAACGCCAGCGCAGGCGGATCCGGCATCGGAAACACGCCATGCGCCGGTTTCGCTTGAACCCGCATTGCCTCTTCCGCGCGCCAGCCCGCGCCTTACGAGCCGCCAACCGGCCAGCCGGCCGCCGCTGACTAATCTGCTTGGCGCCGCAATCACACGCCAGATCAGGCAAGAGGCCGACAGAGGGCTTGGTGTTCTCTTCCTTCCTGTCGCTATGGGGCTTGGAGCCGGTGTGTTTTTCATGGCGGTGCGGGATCCATCTGTCGCTGCACTTGTCTCCGGTTTTCTGATCAGCGCGTTGCTTGCCTTTGCCGCGCGCACTGCCAATCCAGGGTTGGCGCGCGCTGGAGGCCTGGTCGCTGCGATGTTTCTGGGCGCACTGGCGGCAGCATACGAAACCCGACATGGTCCGGTGCTGCTTGATTCCGATGTGACGACACGGGTAACCGGTGTGGTCGAGGCCCGCGAATTCGACGCGGAGGGCAGGGTGCGGTATCTGCTGCGGCTGAGCGCAACCAGCGACCCGGAAATACGGCGTCCGCCGCCACGGGTTCGCCTGGTGGCCCGTGCGGCTCATGAGCCGGTTCCGGTGGGCGCCATGATCGCAGGCCGTGCGCGGCTTTCATCGCCCTCGGGTCCGGTGTTGCCTGGCGGCTATGATTTCGCGTTTCGCGCCTTCGTGGATGGCATAGGTGCCCATGGGTTCTTCTTTCAAGCGCCGGAAAAGCTCGCTCTACGCCCGCCCGATGGCGGCATGGCTGAAAACTTCAAACTCGGTTTGCGTGGGGTCCGGGAACGGATCGCCTCTCGGGTCCGCTCGGTGTTGCCCGGCGATGCGGGAGGAATTGCAGCAGCACTGACCGTCTCCGACCGCCGCGGTATTTCAAGACCGACAGTCGAAGCGCTGCGCGCCACCGGTCTTGCTCACATTTTGGCAATCTCAGGGCTCCACATGGCCCTTGCTGCGGGGCTTCTTTATGTCGGGCTTCGGCTGATTATGGCAGGGTTTCCTTCTTTGGTTGAAGGCTGGCCGGTCAAGAAGCTCGCCGCAGCCGGTGCGCTGGTGACAGCCAGCGCCTATCTGTTGATTTCCGGGGGCAGCGTTGCCACCCAACGCGCTTGGGTGATGCTCAGCATCATGTTGATTGCGGTTATCCTGGACCGTCCCGCGCTGACCATGCGCAATGTCGCCCTGGCCGCGATCGTGATCATCCTGCTCTCACCATCCGCGGTGGTCGGTCCCGGTTTTCAGATGTCGTTCGCAGCCACAGCCGCGCTGATTGCGGCCTATGCTGCGCTGAGCCGGCGCAAAGCTCAGCGCGATTGGACGCCCGCACCCGCATCGCACATGCTGATCGTGCCCGGCTGGCTCATATGGCTGTTCAAGGCAGCCGTTGGGCTTGCCATTACATCGCTGGTGGCAGGATTGGCGACCGGGCTGTTTTCAGCCCATCATTTTCACCGGTTCGCCGGAAATGGCTTGCTCGCAAATATGCTGGCCATGCCGCTGGTCACACTTGTGGTGATGCCTGCGGGGCTTCTGGCGATGCTGCTCATGCCCTTTTGCCTTGATCAACTGCCGCTTCAGGCGATGGGCGCAGGGCTCGGGGGCGTGATTGCGGTGGCCCACTACATAGACGGCATGGGCGGAGATGTTCTGGTCGGGCAGATTCCGTTTCATGCGACGGCTGTGGCCGGAGCAGGGTTCATTGTTCTGGTGTTCCTGCGAAGCCGGTTGCGGCTTGCAGGTTTTGCTTTGTTGGGGCTTGGCGCGTTGCTGGCCTTGCCGCCACTGGCGCCGAACCGGCCGCAGATCCTGATCAGCGAGGACGGCCGGCTGGTCGGGCTTTACGGAGCAACGGGCCTTGCAAGCAATGCAAAACGGCCGTCTGCCTTTGTTTTCGGCCAATGGCAGACCGCGCTTGGCGGACCTAACCATCGGACACCGGCCATGCGGCGGCCGCTTGTGTCGGATAATCAGCTTCCCGGCGAAACACTCACGCCACTACTTCAGGCCGCAGCCCAGGAGCCTTCGAGGTTTCACTGCGCGGAGCGTGGCATGTGTGCTGCCGGGCACGCCGGCGCAACCATCATCGCAATCGACCACCCGGAACTGATCGGTCCGGCCTGCGATCGCGCCGATCTGGTGGTTGTCTCAATCCCGGTCTATATGAGCCGCTGCCGTTCGGGAGCCACACTGGTGACCGCGCGAAGCCTTCGGACGACCGGCGCGCTTGCTATCCGCATGGCACAGAACCGGCTCCCAACGGCCGCACAGGACCGCGGGAGCGGCACCAGGCCCCGCTTCGCCATCGATTCAGCACTTCAAGGTGTGGTCCGCCCCTGGACCATCCAGCGCTACTACGACTGGCGCCGCAGAAGCTACGATCTGCGAGATTGA
- the gltA gene encoding citrate synthase → MADRNAKLTLDGNEVDFAVKTGTIGPDVIDIAALYKHTGAFTYDPGFTSTASCESKITFIDGDEGMLLHRGYPIDQLAEHGDFLEVCYLLLYGELPTATQKSDFDYRVTRHTMVHEQMSRFFTGFRRDAHPMAVMCGCVGALSAFYHDSTDITDPHQRMVASMRMIAKMPTLAAMAYKYHVGQPFVYPKNDLDYASNFLRMCFAVPCEEYVINPVLSRAMDRIFILHADHEQNASTSTVRLAGSSGANPFACIAAGIACLWGPAHGGANEAALNMLGEIGHVDNIPEYVARAKDKNDPFRLMGFGHRVYKNYDPRAKIMQKTTHEVLGELGIKDDPLLEVAMELERIALTDSYFIEKKLYPNIDFYSGITLKALGFPTTMFTVLFALARTVGWIAQWSEMIEDPSQRIGRPRQLYTGEAARDYIPVSKR, encoded by the coding sequence ATGGCAGACAGAAACGCAAAACTCACTCTGGACGGAAACGAAGTCGATTTCGCAGTCAAGACCGGTACCATCGGTCCGGACGTCATCGACATCGCCGCGCTGTACAAACACACTGGCGCATTCACCTATGATCCGGGCTTTACCTCCACAGCGTCCTGCGAATCCAAGATCACCTTTATCGATGGTGACGAGGGCATGCTTTTGCACCGCGGCTATCCCATTGACCAGCTTGCAGAGCATGGCGACTTTCTTGAGGTCTGTTACCTGCTGCTTTACGGGGAATTGCCGACCGCCACCCAGAAATCGGATTTCGATTACCGGGTGACGCGCCATACAATGGTGCATGAGCAGATGAGCCGGTTCTTCACGGGCTTCCGCCGCGATGCTCACCCGATGGCGGTGATGTGCGGCTGTGTCGGTGCATTGTCGGCGTTTTATCACGATTCAACCGACATCACGGATCCGCATCAGCGCATGGTCGCCTCGATGCGGATGATCGCCAAGATGCCAACGCTGGCGGCTATGGCCTACAAGTACCATGTCGGTCAGCCCTTCGTGTATCCAAAGAATGATCTCGACTACGCGTCGAACTTCCTGCGGATGTGTTTTGCTGTGCCGTGTGAGGAGTATGTGATCAATCCGGTGCTTTCGCGGGCCATGGATCGGATTTTCATCCTGCATGCCGATCACGAACAGAATGCTTCGACCTCAACGGTGAGGCTGGCCGGTTCGTCGGGTGCGAACCCATTTGCCTGCATCGCAGCCGGTATCGCGTGTCTCTGGGGCCCGGCACATGGCGGTGCCAATGAGGCAGCGCTCAACATGCTGGGCGAGATTGGCCATGTTGACAACATCCCCGAATATGTCGCACGCGCCAAAGACAAGAACGATCCATTCCGTCTGATGGGCTTTGGTCACCGGGTCTACAAGAATTACGATCCGCGCGCCAAGATCATGCAGAAGACAACGCATGAAGTGCTCGGCGAACTGGGAATCAAGGATGATCCGCTGCTTGAGGTGGCCATGGAGCTTGAACGTATTGCTCTGACCGACAGCTACTTCATCGAGAAGAAGCTTTATCCGAACATCGACTTCTACTCGGGCATCACACTGAAGGCGCTGGGCTTCCCGACCACCATGTTCACGGTGCTGTTTGCACTCGCCCGAACCGTCGGCTGGATCGCGCAGTGGAGCGAGATGATCGAGGATCCAAGCCAGCGCATCGGCCGCCCGCGTCAGCTCTATACGGGTGAAGCTGCACGCGATTACATACCGGTTTCCAAGCGCTGA
- the lexA gene encoding transcriptional repressor LexA translates to MLTRKQHELLLFINERMKESGIPPSFDEMKDALDLASKSGIHRLITALEERGFIRRLPNRARALEVIKLPDSYQNSLQPRRGFSPSVIEGSLGKAPEPVRRSQAANDEAPQVAEVPMMGRIAAGVPISAIQNNTHNVQVPIEMVGPGEHYALEVKGDSMIDAGIFDGDTVVIRNVSTASPGDIVVALVDDEEATLKRFRRKGASIALEAANPAYETRIFGPDRVKVQGKLVGLIRRYH, encoded by the coding sequence ATGCTAACGCGCAAACAGCACGAGTTGCTTCTTTTCATCAACGAAAGGATGAAAGAGAGCGGAATTCCGCCCTCTTTCGACGAAATGAAGGATGCGCTCGACCTGGCGTCGAAGTCAGGTATTCACCGGCTGATCACGGCGCTGGAGGAACGCGGATTTATCCGGCGGCTTCCGAATCGCGCGCGTGCGCTTGAAGTGATCAAGTTGCCCGACAGTTACCAGAACAGCCTGCAGCCACGGCGCGGTTTTTCGCCAAGCGTCATCGAGGGCAGTCTTGGCAAGGCGCCCGAACCGGTGCGCCGCAGTCAAGCAGCCAATGACGAGGCGCCACAGGTGGCCGAAGTGCCGATGATGGGCCGGATCGCAGCCGGCGTTCCGATTTCGGCGATCCAGAACAACACCCACAATGTCCAGGTTCCCATCGAGATGGTGGGACCGGGCGAACACTACGCGCTGGAGGTCAAGGGTGATTCCATGATCGATGCGGGGATTTTTGACGGCGATACGGTGGTCATCCGCAATGTCTCCACCGCAAGCCCGGGCGACATCGTGGTCGCGCTGGTGGATGACGAGGAAGCGACGCTCAAACGCTTCCGCCGCAAGGGCGCTTCGATTGCGCTCGAGGCTGCAAACCCGGCCTACGAGACCCGCATTTTCGGACCCGACCGGGTCAAGGTTCAGGGCAAGCTGGTTGGGTTGATTCGCCGCTATCATTGA